A segment of the Hyperolius riggenbachi isolate aHypRig1 chromosome 8, aHypRig1.pri, whole genome shotgun sequence genome:
AgttatggtcagtgcactactaggaccagaagacctgtctccaacagctaacaagTGCACTTAGCATACACtgattgcaatataacaatagcaagaaaaagaaaaacagccctcagaagggtgaactactgtaaCACTAAGCACtaactgcacctgtctgcaacagctaaagtgcactgtaaGGATACACTGAACATCAATATCACAAAATCAAAACAGGGTCTTTAGAAGAGTTTTGtggttatgtagatggtgaattggtaaAGTAGCAGCATGAAACTCCACctgggacacagaacacaggccaaactaatgctttccctatctgcagtacacacacctgatttgcCTAGCACAGAAACCAAAAACAGACTACAAAatggctgtgctggctttctgataggtgggaggcggtccaggtgggagggatatctGTTTGGCTGCCATTTGTCttttgactctggggtgaggggtcaatgtttggctccattataatgtatagggggcggggcgaatacacaatgggctcgattcacaaagcgatgctaacccagttagagactttaggcatgataaccattgcaccacgctggtgaaaagccagtttaggcggtaacttcgcgcgaagagcaggaaaaatcggtgataactcagtggtgaaaaggtcatcacgcctaaagtcttttaggcgtgataactgggttatcaccgctttgtgaatcgaggcctaggtgtgataaccattgcaccatgctggtgaaaagccagtttaggcgtgataagtttaggcgtgataagtttaggcatgatacgtttaggcatgctaagtttagataagtttagatcgcacacaaagtcccacacgcaaagcagcgccattaaactctatgcgaagtgcaccagactttgctagcgcaaaacttttgatcagctgtgcactgcggtgctaacccagttggtgcttaaacttatcatgcctaaacttatcacacctaaacttaacatgcctaaacttatcacacctaaacttatcacacctaaacctatcatgcctaaactgagtttaggcatgataaagggcttttcaccagcgtgctaactgttagcaccgctttgtgaatcaggcccaatgtgtttacACCTGAGGGGGTGATTGAAAACACCCGTTTACCACAAACTATTTGCCGGGCGAACAGTTCAGACCATCTCTACTGATACATCTCTGTGTGGCTAAGAAACACTCATGAGTGTagtcaaacaataaaaaaaaaatcaaaatatgtgCCCATGGGAGTGTATGATGCAAACCCTGAGTGTCAAGTGCCTATTATACTGAACTCATCATGGAGATTTCATCTCCTCCTGTTTTTAACAGACTGGAAAATCTCAGCTGACGCTTTCAACAAGAGATATTCAGGGAATTCAAAGCAGTTCGGTATACAGAAGCTCACAGTCCAGATGGCGCAGAAATGATGTTAACTGGACAGCTCCGGGCTGTTTTACCAGTAATGAAAGACCCAAATGTCTACAGAAATGTCCCGGTGATTGTCATCAGTGATGGGCTCAGCTTGAAGGAGGAAATgcgtgttgcaagcctcactacgcgcacttcctccttcaagctggaaggaggaagtgtgcgatGGCGAGACTTGCAACGTGTCCAATGGGAcgcatgcaagctgtttggagcgcacgtggactgggtaaataaccccttcagATCCAGCAGCACACCTGAGgcatttaaatcacgaatttgagGGCTTAGCCACTCATAAGTACTCTTGAGTCCATGCCTCATTGTCATATGGTGTAATGACTATCTTTGAAGAGGCCAAAAGGAAGTATTGGaaggaaggtaagctgcagaaaggTGATTTGCAGGACAATACACCTTCTCACAAGGCTAGCAAGAAGATGGACAGTTTTTAGAATTTGGGGTTTGAGTGCACAGAGTTGCTTTGTAAAATGTTTCTAAGTTATTTTTGTACGGAACATGAAACACGTGCTTTtgtgaactgagcggcagtaactGCATCAATATCAGTGAAAACATCCTTATCCTGTACACTAGGAGCTGCAGCAGGTAAGGGCAACAATGACAAACAATCAGCATCAATGTTCTGCACACCTGGTATGTAGTGTATAGTTTAGTTTAAGTGAAGGAGTCTCGCTGACCAATCTTCTTCCCCTGGGATGAATATCCAGGCTCAAGAAAACAGTGTAATAAGAAAATCACCTGAACTGCAGCACAGAGCTGCACACTCACAAAACAAGTAATGTTCCAGATGTGGCTCCATACAGCACAGTGTCGGACTAGGAGGTGGAAAAGCAGAGGAAATCcatctgctggccaagcagcagtaatcaggcgttatccctcccaatagaaacctgtagcaagtcttcactgtgagcagcaacctatctttactgtgagcagcaacacatgattactgctgcttggccagcaagtggattgccTCATCTTTACCACCTTCCAGTCCGACACTTGCACAGCATATGGTTAATTATGGTGCATGCCGTGCAAAGAACGCACAATGCCAAAAATGAAAAACAGACAAAATCGGTTGTAGTTCTTCTGCTAGGCGTCATTTCCAGAAATCACTTCTTCTTTCAATAGTCTTCTCtttcaatagttttttttattgagGAAATAACCATCAACATAGCAAATGATACAATAACAttataataacatttttttttttttaataaaagatgaaattaattattattaattacATATTATTAAGGTTAACTCAACCTTTATTACAAGCTGGAGTAGTACAGTagtttgaaaacaaaaaacagcaaaagACAAACTGCTGTAAAATATTAACAGGCATATCAACACTGTCAAAAACTATCTAGCTCTTGTAATCTGCACTACGTACAGGGATAGATAGAAGTGTGGGGACCTGTCAAATCAAGGGGGGAGGAATAAGGTGGGGAAATTCAAATGAAAAGATAAAAAGTCACCTTCTTAAGTGTGGATAAAATGATACTTTCAGTTCAgatcattattgatttataaagtgccaacatattctgtgtacTGTACAAAGTAAGCAACAGACATGTGGTACATAATAGTGATGCCAGTGACCAGTTCACCAAAAAGCTACTCCCAGGCAGGCGAGCTAGGGcggtactgtgcaggcgctcacCATCTAGCTATTTCAAGCCCGGCAAGCTGCGGTAGTAGAGCGCAGGTAATTGCCCAGTGGTGCACGTCCTTGATTGCACGTCTGTGGCCGGGAGGGCTCTGCGCATGCATACTATGTAGTCATGGCTACTTAGTACACATGCGAGAGAGAAGTAGTGGCCAGTAGAGCACTCCTGGCCATGGGTGTGCGATCGAGGATGCCTGCACACTACTGCTCCAGTTTGCAAGCCCGAAATTAGCTAGATGGTGCCCTGATGATTGATACAGGTTCTGCTGTTTCTATGTCCACTTCTGGTACTTTGCAAATACATCATTTACTGTGCTTACTTTGCAGCTGTAAGTTTTTTTCAGAAAAAATATGCCTGCACAGTTACAATCTTGGtgagctgtgcatgcgcagaatgcaaCTGGAGAGAGATTGGGGGGCATACATATGCATTGAAGCATTGCTCATGCACAGTGGAGTGTGACTGGCCCAGTTTGACCATTTACCAGGTAACACTGTAGAAAAAAGGAGCAGCCTGGAAGGACCGCAAGGGAGCCCATGGCCTacaggggtctggaggaagccccacctGTGTCATCTCAGTACACTTCAAggcatttatttttattgtggcCATCTCCCAAGTAAAGAAAGATTCAACACTTAATTTTCACATTTACAAACATATAACCTCTTCTTAAAAGCAGATTTGACATCTTTATTCTTCAGACTGTAGATCAGAGGATTTAATATTGGAACTGCAGCTGTATTGATCAAAGATAGAAGCTTATTATATTCTACACTATTTGCTTCCATTGGTTTTACATACTGGTAGATTAAGGTGGTATAGAGAATGATGACAACTGTCAGATGTGAGGAACACGTATAGAAGGCTTTGCGTCTTCCAGTGTTGGTACGGATCTTCAGGATGGTGCTGATAATAAAAATGTAGGATATTCCTGTTAGAAGTAATGGACCAAGTCCCAGTACAACAGTTCCTTCCACCATGAGCAAAGTCTGCAGAGCACTTGTGTCACTGCAAGAGAGCTGAATGATAGGTACTGGATCACAGAAGAAATGGTTGACTATGTTGGATCTATAACAGGATAACGCATTCAGCAATACAACATATGGTATTAATTCTATTAAACTAAGCATCCAACAGACTGCAGCAAGAAGAGCACAGAATCTTTGGTTCATAATAGTTTTGTATCTCAAAGGATTACAGATGGCCACATAGCGGTCATAACTCATGGCTGTAAGAATTAATAATTCATTACTAATAAAACTtccaaaaaaataaatctgggtTAGGCAGCTCACATATGAAATAATATGATTACCAgatagaaaaataataagaatCTTGTGTAGAGCAATAGTTGCAGAACTCATGTCAATAATGGAGAGATTTACCAAGAAGAAGTACATGGGAGTGTGGAGATGATAGTCTAGGCAGACCAAGAGAAGAATGGTCATGTTTCCACCAAGAGTCAGGAGATAAATAAGAAGAACTAAAAAGAATATTGGGATCTGAAGTTTTGGAGCATCTGAGATTCCTTTGATGATGAAAAATGACACCTTGGTCTGATTTAATTGTTCCATGTGATATTACTTACTGGAAGGATGTGTTTTAGATGCCTTAGTTTTCCTAGTCACTTAAATAACCTTAATACAACAAATGAATAATACATAATTGTACAAAAGGTTAAACATATTTTTTCCTCATTCTTACATGTGAGTTAAACACAAGACTGTTTAGAGTGTAGGGCAACAGTGGCAGTTTTGCGCTCACCAACCTTTAGGAcatacttagggcttgattcacaaagcggtgctaacagttagcacgctggtgaaaagccctttatcatgtctaaactcagtttaggcatgataagtttaggtgtgataagtttaggtgtgataagtttaggcatgataagtttaggtgtgataagtttaggcatgataagtttaagcgtcaACTGGGTTAGAACCGCAGTGAACAGCTGATTAAAAGTTttatgctagcaaagtctggtgcactttgtacaaagtttaatggcactgctttgcgtgcgggactttgcaagcgatctaaacttatctaaacttatcatgcctaaactaatcacacctaaacttatcacgcctaaacttatcacacctaaactggcttttcaccagcatggtgcaatggttatcatgcctaaagtctctaactgggttagcaccgctttgtgaatcgagcccttaggcTACATCAGCAACCTCTAAAGAGGAATTTAGTGAGGCAATTGATCTGTAATCCTCTGACTGCCCGGTGAAGATCATGTGattatgcttaaccacttcagcctacagggttgagaattttttacatctgagcaactttcacctcccattcatttgccaataattttatcactactcatcacaatgaattgatctatatcttgtttttttccgacaccaattaggctttctgtgggtggtacattttgctaagagccactttactgtaaatgcattttaacaggaagaataagaaaaaaaaacggaacaaaattcattatttctcagttttcagccattatagttttaaaataatacatgcctccataattaaaactcacgtattgtatttgcccatatgtcccgggtattacatcgttaaagttatgtccctatcacaatgtatggtgacaatattttatttggaaataaaggtgcattttttcaatttgtgtccatcactatttacaagcccataatttaataaatcatattgatatatatactcctttgacatgaatatttaaaaagtttagtcccttaggtaactatttatgtttcttttttttattattgtaattttttattttattttttattaaacaggggtttgggaggtaaacaggggattttacatgtgtaaaaatgtatttattcaatgtaaagtgatttttgtagaagaagatagaagcaggggaactttttgatttcagaaaagccgcagcgacggcttttctccggggggggggggggggggggggcgatcagtgaaagggatttataatccaggGCTAGAAAACAGGCTGCTGCACTCACGTATGTAACCCATATGGGAGCAGGGAAGTTGAAGCCAAAATGTCCAGAGAGTCCAGAAAAAATCCCGCTACACCAGATGGTGGAATATATCAAAAAGACCTTTATTTGTAATCCAACAATGTTGcaagatttataatccctttcattgattgcTGGGCTAATGGCCCCCAGTAgaagcgcgcacggggggggggggggggggtcaggagtgcgcgcagccggactggatgaaaattttcatccagttaggctgaagtggttaattatggtgTCTTTATTATTATGGATTATTGCATCCGATTTTGGTATTCCAAATTGAAATTTAGACTTTGTATTGGCAGAATGTGAAATTTTGCACGATTAAACAGAATTCCATGGTATTCCATCATAACTTATTCTGCCAATACcacaaagcctccatacatgctattgtaacATAATTTGGTAGGATTTTTAGGGATAATAGTaggaacaaataataataataaagaaataaataaaaagtaaaaaaataaaaataataagttAAACAAGTTAACAAGTTAAATGACATTTTACTATGTGCGCTGTAATATATACTGCATTgataagtttagacgtgataagtttagaaaagtttagatcgcgcgcaatgtcccgtgcgcaaagcagcgccattaaactctatgcgaagtgcaccagactttgctagcgcaaaactttgatcagctgtgcactgcggtgctaacccagctgGTGCTATAGttttcacgcctaaacttatcacgcctaaacttttcatgcctaaacttatcatgcctaaacttatcatgcctaaacttatcatgcctaaacttatcacgcctaaacttatcatgcctaaacttatcacacctaaacttatcacgcctaaacttatcatgcctaaacttatcatgcctaaactgagtttaggcgtgataaagggattttcaccagggtgctaactgttagcaccgctttgtgaatcaagcctatagtgtttacaacctgtgctttcaaatgggcttatctaccataggcagtaatgtgacacaggggagggatcaaattaaaACTAGTGatgagacacaaatgagggggaattagacagggtacatattttaaatacatacagggtgcatttctgttatgtttttcttGTGTCATGTGCAaaaatttaggtccactttaaccccttATCATGCATGCAGACTGGTAAATCCGGAATTCAGAGCCCAGGACATGTGGGACTCCACACTCtgaactataccagcccacatggtctatGGACTTTAAGATGGCAAAATCACTGTCTAATAAcaccgtacagcgctgtgatctaaggcatcgCTTTAcaagggacagccgtgtgacacggctgtcccctctggaggcagggAAGTGATCCACTGTCGTAGGTTAAATCCTATGATAGCCGACCGTGCTGATTGACTGGCGGGGGGGGGAAGGTaggtttaaaaaataataaaataaatagcaaAATGCATtactaaaataaacacacaaatatttgtgaaaaaaaaaatgaacattagGGGAGCGAGCACAGCCCACCAACTGACATTTTTGttggtgtgctgagttgtacggccctgcagcaagcccttaaagctgcagtgacctattttgtaaaaaatggcctggtcattaggggagTTTAAGACCGTGGTCCTCAAGAGCTTAATTGTATGGGGGCCATAGCATCCTAAAGGTTTGAATTTGAGTTGGAGGCAATAACATTCCCTAGGGAGGGAAAGTTGGAGTTAGATCTGTGGCTGCTAATAGAGTCTGGGTTCagaaaaaggattttttaaaatgggCCTAATGATTGTGTCTTTCAGAGAATTGAAAAACCTTTCCAGTTGTAAGGAGCAGTTGGTTATTTTGTGAAATGCCAGTCTAAACAGGTCAAAGCATTTCAGAATGAACTTTATTGGGTTGTAATCCAGCTTGCAGGTACACTGGTGAGAGCTAAGAAGGATGTTTGAGATTTCTACTTCCGCAATTAACTTGAAGTCAGACCATGGTGTTAAGTTGTTTGTCcatctattaaagagacactgaagcgagaataaatctcgcttcttgtctcatagtcagcaggggcatgtgtgcccctgctaaaatgccgctatcccgcggctaaatgagggtccctgaccctccaaccccccccccccccctgaaaaatcAACAACCAAACTGGtcttagattttgctgctcttcaggcatggctaatggctgcagccctgcctctcagcgccatcTATCAGCGGCTCatcaccacctctccccgcccctctcagtgaaggaagactgagaggggcgggggagaggcggagatatgcgctgacagacgcgcatgaggcagggctgcggcggttagccctgccttaatccggaagaggggatgcgctgcctgGAGGGtattttggggggtaagggacccccgtttagccgcgggatattggcattttagcaggggcacacatgcccctgctgactatgaggtctgaagcgagatttattcttgcttcagactctctttaaaagggatACATGGATGATTACCAATAAGATGCATTCAAGATTGCATTCGTTACCCGACTCACTCGTGATCATGAATTACTCgtgatcactagtcggtattcctgaataaaaatctgccgactttagtggttaatagcaaagcccccttatatgctagaaaccccacatttgccagatatgttaaaaagaacagtgggaagaagaggaactatttttattttttcaaaaagaccttatagtttttgagaacattgattttaaaatatcaaaggaaaaaaatatacatttaaatgcggtaaatgacaggtaatgtatttaccacatttttttttatctcttgttcccactgttcttcctaacatatctggcaaatttggtgtttctagcatgtaagggggctttgctattaaccattaaagtcagcaggtttttaGTCACGAATACAGACTCTTGATTCGTGATCACATTCGGTTATTCGACTCAAAATCGCTCTCAAGTCGGATGTGATCATGAGTCAATTCATAATTGGGCAGAGACGAATTCATGATCACTCGAATTCGTGATTAGGGGTATCTCAGCACCACTGGAGGCCAACACTGGTCAGAAAGAGATGCTGTCCTGCACTTATAAAAGAACAGTTAATAGAAGAGAACATCATCACAAGCCTGCCTTTTCCTGTCTGATAATGTGGCTTTGTTTGATAGTCAAgtgtttcaaggagtgattatgggAACCAGGGGGGAAACAATATGTGGCTCCAGAAATACCTCTGTTTCGGGTCAGGTatacttacagtggtttgcaaaagtattcagcccccttggagttttccacattttgtcatattactgccacaaacatgaatcaattttattggaattccatgtgaaagaccaatacaaagtggtgcacacgtgagaagtggaacgaaaatcatacatgattccagacattttttacaaataaataactgcaaagtggagtgtgcataattattcagccccctttggtctgagtttaGTCACTTGCCCATAGACagcgcctgatgagtgctaatgactaaatagagtgtgcttgtgtgtaatctaatgtcagtacaaatacagctgctctgtgacggcctcagaggttgtctaagagaatattgggagcaacaacactatgaagtccaaagaacacaccagacaggtcagggataaagttattgagaaatgtatagcaggcttaggctacaaaaagatttccaaagccttgaacatcccacagagcactgttcaagcgatcattcagaaatggaaggagtatggcacaacggtaaacctaccaagacaaggccgtccatctaaactcacaggccgaacaaggagagctctgatcagaaatgcagtcaagagtagtgttgggcgaacacctagatgttcgggttcgccgaacatcgccgcgatgttcgggtgttcgacccgaactccgaacataatggaagtcaatggggacctgaactttcgtgctttgtaaagcttccttacatgctacagaccccaaatttgcagggtatgtgcaccttgggagtgggtacaagagggaaaaataatttagcaaaaagagcttatagtttttgagaaaatcgattttaaagtttcaaagggaaaactgtcttttaaatgcgggaaatgtctgttttctttgcacaggtaacatgctttttgtcggcatgctgtcataaatgtaatacatataagaggtttcaggaaaagggaccggtaacgctaacccagcagcagcacacgtgatggaacaggaggagggtggcgcaggaggagaaggccacgctttgagacacaacaacccaggccttgcatgaggacaagaagcgtgcggatagcaatttgcattttgtcgccatgcagtcataaatgtaatacagatgagaggttcaataaacagggaccggaaacgctaacccatcacagatgttcattgttcatgttacttggttggggtccgggagtgttgcgtagtcgtttccaatccaggattgattcattttaatttgagtcagacggtctgcatcttctgtggagaggcggatatgccgatctgtgacgatgcctccggcagcactgaaacagcgttccgacataacgctggctgccgggcaagccagcacctctattgcgtacattgccagtttgtgccaggtgtctagctttgatacccaatagtggaagggtgcagatggattgttcaacacagctatgccatctgacgtgtagtccttgaccatcttctccaggcgatcggtgttggaggtggatctgcacgcttgctgttctgtgtgctgctgcatgggtgtcagaaaatgttcccactccaaggacactgccgataccattcccttttgggcactagctgcggcttgtgttgtttgctgccctcctggtcgtcctgcgtttgcggaagtcagtctgtcggcgtacaactggctagaggagggggaggatgtcaatctcctctctaaagtctacacaggggcctgctggtattcttccattttgacctgtctgactctttcttcaagcagttttggaacattgtgtttgtaccgtggatccagaagggtataaacccagtaattggtgttgtccagaatgcgcacattgcgtgggtcgcgttcaatgcagtcctaggccgaagaggtcatagcctagggtcacaaaaacctgtttatttgggcaatttcaatggtagttatgctgacgtacataaatctcagccatggccgttagcaacgtctgaatttcacgaaatgtctcatgcaggtagaagacatattgttagacttggattccaaagatggggtccctacatctctgcaaaccagagttacaggggtcca
Coding sequences within it:
- the LOC137527331 gene encoding olfactory receptor 5V1-like — protein: MEQLNQTKVSFFIIKGISDAPKLQIPIFFLVLLIYLLTLGGNMTILLLVCLDYHLHTPMYFFLVNLSIIDMSSATIALHKILIIFLSGNHIISYVSCLTQIYFFGSFISNELLILTAMSYDRYVAICNPLRYKTIMNQRFCALLAAVCWMLSLIELIPYVVLLNALSCYRSNIVNHFFCDPVPIIQLSCSDTSALQTLLMVEGTVVLGLGPLLLTGISYIFIISTILKIRTNTGRRKAFYTCSSHLTVVIILYTTLIYQYVKPMEANSVEYNKLLSLINTAAVPILNPLIYSLKNKDVKSAFKKRLYVCKCEN